In a genomic window of Cryptococcus depauperatus CBS 7841 chromosome 8, complete sequence:
- a CDS encoding glutamate-tRNA ligase, with the protein MYRSSQPCVRQLPNISQCRLTRPSHSLPFHAVPANNTTNARLRFAPSPTGHLHLGGLRTALFNHILAKKWKGKWLLRIEDTDRARYTEGAVESVRSALLWAGLEYDEGVGVGGSFGPYAQSDRLDIYHHYTKELLLRGEAYECFCSLQELELIKLSLTKQGLQHSYDGRCRHLSEEEVTRRKRLGHKYIVRFKNTPGKLDFPPDMIFGDHQPNAVIGPDDFVLLKSDGWPTYHLASVIDDHLMEITHVLRGEEWLPSIPKHHRLYQAFGWVPPQFAHLPLLCNPDGTKLSKRRGDTFVQHYKRLGYEPEALLNFLALMGWDYHSALESSSQLNLDPHLRIDGHSLYELFTLPQLIAAFDPSHINHRKAAVNQSKLDFLNKLHLRRKAGRLDKGGLIVEVGKISHRHDTTERDILVKRFQSLLREETALKGCKSIDDLNFVGKVFDAELPRTTILPEMPLHSIFYFLSPTYTCQESQSILSTLNLRLYCQYAHLFADTLESHADAASGVDEDLVWSVIRKIMEISGATKKSQLLIPIRHALTERRQGPSIPELVVVLGLDESLSRLRRGEEFVRNQDLARRERHNE; encoded by the exons ATGTACCGATCATCCCAGCCTTGTGTTCGTCAATTGCCCAACATATCACAATGCCGACTAACTCGcccatctcattctcttccttttcatgCCGTCCCAGCTAATAATACAACAAATGCTCGTCTGCGTTTTGCTCCTTCACCTACTGGCCATTTGCACCTGGGAGGTCTTCGAACCGCACTTTTTAATCACATATTGGCCAAAAAATGGAAGGGGAAATGGCTTTTGAGGATTGAGGATACAGATAGA GCAAGATATACTGAAGGTGCAGTGGAAAGTGTGAGGAGTGCTCTGTTATGGGCCGGCTTAGAATATGATGAAGGAGTAGGCGTCGGCGGGTCTTTTGGTCCTTATGCTCAA TCAGATAGACTAGACATCTATCATCATTACACAAAAGAGCTTCTGTTACGAGGCGAGGCATATGAATGTTTTTGTTCCCTGCAGGAGTTGGAACTCATCAAATTATCCTTGACAAAGCAAGGTTTACAGCATAGTTATGATGGACGCTGTCGACATCTTTCTGAAGAGGAAGTAACTCGAAGGAAACGTTTAGGGCACAAGTATATTGTACGATTCAAA AATACTCCAGGAAAGCTCGATTTTCCGCCTGATATGATATTTGGCGACCACCAACCAAATGCCGTCATTGGCCCTGATGATTTCGTACTGCTCAAATCAGACGGCTGGCCTACATACCACCTGGCTAGTGTCATCGATGACCATTTGATGGAAATCACACATGTGCTTCGAGGAGAA GAATGGCTTCCTTCCATTCCCAAGCATCATAGGCTATATCAAGCCTTCGGATGGGTTCCTCCTCAATTCGCGCACCTTCCCCTTTTGTGTAACCCTGATGGAACTAAGTTAAGCAAAAGACGTGGTGATACTTTTGTACAGCATTACAAG AGATTGGGTTATGAGCCTGAGgctcttctcaacttcttAGCCTTGATGGGATGGGATTATCATTCCGCTCTGGAATCCTCATCTCAGCTCAATCTGGATCCTCATCTCCGCATTGACGGTCACTCGCTGTACGAGCTTTTTACTCTCCCTCAACTTATCGCGGCTTTTGACCCTTCACATATCAATCATCGGAAAGCCGCTGTCAATCAGAGCAAATTAGATTTTCTGAATAAACTACACTTAAGGAGAAAGGCGGGAAGGTTAGATAAGGGTGGGTTGATAGTTGAAGTTGGCAAGATTAGCCATAGACACGATACGACCGAAAGAGATATCCTTGTGAAAAGGTTTCAATCGTTGTTGCGCGAAGAAACAGCCTTAAAAGGTTGCAAATCAATTGACGATCTAAATTTTGTGGGCAAAGTTTTTGACGCTGAACTA CCGCGGACGACCATCCTACCTGAGATGCCATTAcattccatcttttacttCTTATCTCCTACATACACTTGTCAGGAATCCCAGTCGATTCTGAGTACTCTCAATCTTCGTCTCTACT GCCAATATGCTCATCTTTTCGCTGATACCCTTGAAAGTCATGCAGATGCAGCCAGTGGCGTTGATGAAGATCTTGTATGGAGTGTTATTCGCAAAATAATGGAAATATCTGGAGCAACGAAGAAAAGCCAACTGTTAATTCCTATCAGACACGCTTTGACAGAGAGAAGA CAAGGGCCAAGTATTCCTGAACTTGTTGTTGTCCTTGGTCTCGACGAAAGTTTAAGTCGACTAAGGAGAGGTGAAGAGTTCGTTCGCAATCAAGATTTAGCCCGTAGAGAACGGCATAATGAGTAA